GAGACACTCCATGAATGTGATTTTGAATGCCCTAGTACTGCTGAGTGATGATCCTTGCTCTTGCTCGAGCTATGCCTCCCAAAAGATCTCTTACACTGAGAAAGAACCGATCCTGAGTCTTTCTCATCAGGCATTGCCAATGCTAAATTCATCAGCGCCTTTCTTGCCCTCCGGAACTGGCCTTCTGTTAAAGAAATATCCTGTAGGATACTATGCCTATTTATCTCTACTTCCGTCAATGATTTCTTATTTGAACCTATGGCACAAATCACAATTTCCAGATGCTTTTGCCACGACCGAATGATCTCAATCCCATCACGGCTGGCGTTGCAAATGTCAAGTGCCTTCACTGACCTGTCAAAGAATTCAGAAATCATACGATCCAGGGGGGTTTTCGAGACCTGTTCTTTGTTATTCAACAAAATGGCTCTGAATTCCTCTTGGCAGCAGATAAATGCAGTGAGGAGCTTCTGCATCCAATCTATTGAGAGCAATTCTTCATCACTAACCCCAGAAAGCTCATGAAACCGATCTGCAACACTTTTTTGGAATGATTCAAGCTCTACATTACAGGAAACCGATTCATTGCTCGCTGCTTCCACCGAATGAACCTGTTCCTGTTCCTGCCTGACACCAAATATGGATCGGCTAAACGAGGAAAATAATGAAGAAGGGCCGTGATTAGCTGTAGAAGACATCTTCACAGACTCTTAGCCTTCAGCAAAAGCCCCCTCAAGATCCTCACTACACTGGAACAGAACCACATAAATCCACCAAAAACAGCTGCAATATTGATGACCCCTTTGCCACCAAATAACTTTTATTCGTTATAAGCCATGCAAAATGATTTTGACATTTTAGGTACGACAAATGTTAATTAGTTAATTTCTCCTTTGTAGTTTTTGTGTGTAACCTATACCGAGTTGGGGAGAGTTGACCTTTTGAAAGGTTggatcaaaataaaaacaatcaattattttaaaaatttaaattgttcgaataattttatattattatttctaatataCATTCTTATTCTTATGATTCTTATGCTGCAAGAACTAATTTGGCCGGAAGTGTTGAGAATGTACCGAACCCACGACTATGTGGGTtaattcttttatttaattagaaTAATTTGGCTCGCTACATATTCCTTATGTGCAACAAGATCTTCAAAAGACCACTTCTTATAAAAAATGTTTAGATTTtttaaacataaatttaaattgtaaataaactTTTAGTTTTTCTGAGTCTATAAGCTAATCCTAGGATTCAGATTTAATAAAAATcaagataattttttattttattgttatgATATTGAAGAAcacaaatatttaaaataaaatagaaacaagaTCACGCTAATGTTAACTAAATTAAActtgaaaatgaatttttttgatTGTGGACTTTTACATTACTTTATTCAATGGGTGTTGCTACGACCACCCATCACCCCCTTTCTTTTGACTGTCAAACCCAATTGTTATTGTTTGTGGGTTACAGGCAAGCGCAACGTTTGAAATAAAATCATACCAAACCATATGAAATATAGAGACCAAATTAAAGATAGAAGACTAAAATGAGGTAGAGTTAAAAATACTAACCTTGAAGTGTATAGATATAAGAGATGTGAGatcatttgaaattattttaaactgGGTCCTCCATGCATAAATCAAAAGTCGTGATCCTTATATGTGGCATTTTCCAAATTGTTTTCTCATGCTAGCACCACACGGTTGATGTCTTCATGTTATAAGAGCAACAAGATGATAGAATTTGTGGTAGATGATGGGGACGTTGGCAAAGAGTGAGTACTAGTAGTTTGTTGTCAGGTGGTTTATGAAGGAGACGATTAATGAATGTACGTAGATGATGAAGTTAGGGAAGAAAGTGAGGGTGGCTAGGTCAGGAGGTGATGGAGGCTCCCTTTTCACCACAAATACTCCTCTATTTCCTTTCTAGGGTTAGTTGCTAAGAACATTTGATTTTTTTGTCAAGAAATCTGATAAAGATTTTGAGTTTTGTTTCCTCAATTTGCTTATTTCCTAATTTTAAATAAGATCGTTCTGGATTTAGTTGACAATTTTCCTGATTTTCAATTGATCATTAATCTCTAGAATATTCTttgaaattattctctaattaCTTCtagaattttatatttatttcaaaatttatttttaattgttattaaattttattattttcgaatttttaaatactttattatttttcaaatttatttttcacactttttaattaaaaaattaattaagattCCATAATAAACTTAAAATGAAGATTAACACAGAAATGAGCAATACAAAAATGGGTGCTGACAATTTGCAAGGCGGTTTCTGGAAATcatttgaagatgaagatagcatcATGCCTCTTTTGAAATTGAGTTACAAAAAATTCCCACCTAAAATGAGAATTTTGCTTATTGACTTTATATTCTAAGGATATAGAAATTGGGAAGCATGAGTTGATTCAACTGTGGATGGCGCAAGGTTATCTTAAATGTTTAGATGCAAAGAAACTAATGGAAGATGTTGGCAACCAATTTGTAAAGATTTTCTTAATGAAATCATTTTTTCATGATGCAAAAAGATGGATGGCTGTGGTGACATTTTTAGTTTCAGGATGCACGATTTAATGCATGGTCTTGCAATGCAAGTGGCTGCGGACAATGGTTGTTGTTGCTTGGATGGTAAGGCAAAAAAAGTTTTAGGAAGGCTCATGCGCATGTATGCTTGGGAGCTGATTATGCTAAAGCAGCTGGTTGGTTGGAGTCATTGGACACAAGCAGGAATTGAGCTTTGATTGTAAATACTTTTTTCTTGAGTGACAAGGAATTGTCTAttgttttaaatttcaaacaCCTTGCGTGCCTCGAGTCTAATGTCTAATTTCCCCTTCTGTAACAAGAGTGTTTTAATTTGAGTTCACAGTTTGAAGAACTTCTGGAGAAGCAAGGATTAGAATTGAAGAAGCTCATTCCAGCTCTACTTACAACAACAGGTTTCTTTTATCTACTTTTCTTGATAGGTCAGGGATCATGAGTATTTAGTAAAGGTAACTAAACCTCTACCCGATTGTGTTTCTAGCTTCACTAATCAATAATTGCAAAACATGTGGCAGAAACATCCATTTTTTTTCTAGTCTGCATTGTTTATTTCAAACCCGTATTAAATGTATACAGATTGAAGTCAATACTTCATGTGTAAGAACATATAAGTCTAGAGTAAATTATAAAACTAAACATTTTATTGCAATTTTTTATGAATGAAATAGAAAGATGACTACATACAGTTGAATGAATTGATAATAATACTGAACACATCATAGACAGGAATGTAAAAGAATTTGCGAAATTTAAAACAAGACATATATATGTGCATATTTGCATCATTGAAGAACTTAGTTGACAGAGCCGCAAATTTTTCTAATGATCCCAGCTGAGCCGGTTAGCGTTTGAATATCTCCCATCTTGATCATGGCAGCTGCAAATTCAGACTTAAACGTTGTAGGATTTTTACTATATTCAGTGACGATAGAATCTGTAGATCCTCCACTAAAAAGAACTTGATCTGAATGGAGAAGACCCTTTTTCTGAATCAAATTCTTGAAATAGTTGTAGTCAAATGAATTTGGTGTCACCAAGTCTAATGCAGCCAACTTCTTATCATTCCCAGCGCTAATCGTGGATGGACAACCCCGACGACGAGTGCTACCAAATCCAGCATCAATGTCACTAGCATTGTTGTATACCCTATCACGAAATGTTGAGCATTGAGCTTGTCCAATTGTGTGAGCACCTGGATGTACGCATcaagttaattaatttaaattttgatttgCTTCAATCATAATTGACATACATTATGAAAGTTATTAAAGGTTTGCACACAGAAAATTGACTATTAATGACTAAATTAATTACCGGATAGAGTAACCATGTCTCTTGCAGTGAGTCCTTTATTTTCAAAACGAGATATCAGAGTTTGAAGATCGTCTGTGAACCTAGGAAGGTCACTGTTAGCTAAACTTCTGCTTGCAGTAGTAGAGTCTCTGCGTCCAAGCTTCACGGTCCATGATGGACCACCGACCTGAtcaattaatatataattaaaattaattaattttgcttATGGTtaagatttttaaaaaataattaattatggcTAGGATGGAGTATAGATTTTATATAAGAATGAAACTTATGCTTATTCCAAAAACCATAAGAGGATGTGTGCATAAAAAGTGAATGAATATAATTACCGCGAATGAAGCATCACGTGCTGCAACTGCGACTATGTCTGCACAAGACACAACTTTGGGGCACACTTTCTCAACCTCCGTTTTTGCTTTATCAATGACTTCATATCCTCTTACTGAGTTATCATTTGGGCGTGCTGTTTTCTCGCTTTCTATAGTGGAGGTTTCATCAAGCAAAATTGATGCATCACAACCCTGTATATTAATCACATGAATTTCTCAATATGGTTTAAGATTATCCCTAATGATGAATAAAATTACATGCAATTAATTAGTGCAATGATGACTATATAAATAATGTATGTACCTGAACAAAACAATCATGAAAATGGAGGCGAATGAGAGATGCGGCCATGCGACGCTCTTTAGAGACTGCAGTGCGAATCACAGTTCTGATGGTGCTGAGGGCATTGGGGCATGCACTGTCATAAAATGTTGAAGATAATTGTGCATTACATGTTGTGCCTAGCAGCACCAATGTGAGTGTAACAACAAAGCGACTCATCATGGTGCTTGAAATTTTATAACCTATCATGatcttatatataatatatatgtcAAGTTGCTGGTTGGAAGGTTAATTTATTAGTATTCAGAAATGAGTTGAGAATGGATGTTTAAGTTCACAGACGTGAGAATTAAAGAAATAATTGATGAATTTGAAGATGATGGAGAAGGAGGTGTGAGTGGTGATGAATTTATAGGACATGAATTTGGGAACTATGATGTTCGCTGCAGCAACGCGGTGCAAAGGCTCTGAAGTTGGCGGCGGTTGGAAGTATGAAATCTTGTGAGTTGTGACCAATTCTAATTTGGTTGATTGTGGTCTGTGGGCCTTAATATTATTTGCCAGTTCATAAGGTACTATTCTTTAAGGAAATATCATACTTTTCCTCTATCCTAACCGTTGACATTAGTTAGGATATATTAATAATCAGGATATGCATGtattttgataataactaataCTGTTTGAAACCCACCGCCAATTAGTGGAAATGCATGTATTTTGAGGAGTCAAAGTTGGATAATTattgataatatatatatatatatatatatatatatatatatatatataagatttAGTAGAGTTGAAATTCAATAGCCATACGTACGTTCATGACaaagttttatttaaatttgttGCTGCTACTTAATTACTACTTATTTTCTCAGGGGCAGGTTTAACGTGAAGTGCTAGCTAGCATCCTAGAGATGAAATGACGGGATCTGAAAGCTCTACAATATAATAAAGTATAACCTTTACCGGTTATAATTAAGACATGCAAAATGATTTTGACATATTGTACATGAAATGTGAATTGGTTGTTTCTGTGTCTGTAGTTGTGGAGTTGACCTTTTGAATAGTTGGATTATTCAAACCACAAATCTATCGGTTTCTATGATACCCTCAATGTATCATATATAAaggatgtgattggtccacaacaaaaataatttatattttcatttttttctttttaaatacggAGAATGTGATTGATCCACAACCTTTTCGTGTATCATACCCACACTAAGTGTTGTGGTATCGTAGCAAGCACCAAAATCTATAAACTATACACGCTTTCTATTAGACTAGCTAGTATTATACCCGTGTTAGGACTCATCCAAATTAAAACTTTTATCTAGTTGACAAATTAAGGTGTGTTAACCTACTCCAACCTTTTCCCCCAACATATatcaaaaagttaaaaaaagtctcaaaagttaattcaagtggtaagagttaaggGACATAAGAGTTAGGTATGAGATGAAGGGTCTATAATTCGAATCCTAAGGATTACGAATTTTTAACAttgctaacaactaacattagtcaataaaaaaaataaaaaaatgatttttgaaGGCCCACACGTTCAAATATTCAATCAATAACGGCATAAAACTATTAATCTTTAGGGAACAAATTCCTAAATGTAATCTTGAAATTACACATTTTGGGAactaaaatctaaaattaattttaaaaattacatttgaAGTTTTAATTTCAAGAATATAATTTTAAGAAATACATTTCAAATTCTAGTGTTTGGTAGCTATTTTTGtgtatgtaaaaaaaaaagctattttTGAGGCAATAATGTTCAATTGTTCATTACTATCATCACTAGCGGTAGAGTGATAGTATACGTAGTCGATCGTAATATTCAAGAATGTACGTATacaacatttattttaaattaaaaagataAATCATCTCCACATAAGACCTACACAATATTGAAATTCTTTTAAAGTGTGCATTAGTCTAATCATATTCCACACAAATCACAATAATTGTGTAAATAAAGGGCGTACGAAAGAAAACTTTTGTAAACCAATAAATGCAAAGAAGTACTACTAATACAATTCTACAAACCGTATGTACAGTGGGTACGTATTATTA
This portion of the Lotus japonicus ecotype B-129 chromosome 3, LjGifu_v1.2 genome encodes:
- the LOC130743063 gene encoding protein ROH1-like, giving the protein MSSTANHGPSSLFSSFSRSIFGVRQEQEQVHSVEAASNESVSCNVELESFQKSVADRFHELSGVSDEELLSIDWMQKLLTAFICCQEEFRAILLNNKEQVSKTPLDRMISEFFDRSVKALDICNASRDGIEIIRSWQKHLEIVICAIGSNKKSLTEVEINRHSILQDISLTEGQFRRARKALMNLALAMPDEKDSGSVLSQCKRSFGRHSSSKSKDHHSAVLGHSKSHSWSVSRSWSAAKQLQSIASNLVPPRVTENNAATSSRLAITVYTMNTILLLVLWTLVAAIPCQDRGLNIQFSAPRQFSWSIPVASLYERIMEESKKRERRNSNGLLKEIYQVELNSRHMTDLVDSAQFPLTEEQKMEVEQDLKVLVDVCEAFRGGLDLLEHQVREVFRKIMTCRTEGLDYLATSSHA
- the LOC130743064 gene encoding lignin-forming anionic peroxidase-like gives rise to the protein MIGYKISSTMMSRFVVTLTLVLLGTTCNAQLSSTFYDSACPNALSTIRTVIRTAVSKERRMAASLIRLHFHDCFVQGCDASILLDETSTIESEKTARPNDNSVRGYEVIDKAKTEVEKVCPKVVSCADIVAVAARDASFAVGGPSWTVKLGRRDSTTASRSLANSDLPRFTDDLQTLISRFENKGLTARDMVTLSGAHTIGQAQCSTFRDRVYNNASDIDAGFGSTRRRGCPSTISAGNDKKLAALDLVTPNSFDYNYFKNLIQKKGLLHSDQVLFSGGSTDSIVTEYSKNPTTFKSEFAAAMIKMGDIQTLTGSAGIIRKICGSVN